The following are encoded together in the Planococcus antarcticus DSM 14505 genome:
- the spxA gene encoding transcriptional regulator SpxA produces MVTLFTSPSCTSCRKAKAWLEEHEIPYTERNIFSEPLTISEIKEILRMTEDGTDEIISTRSKIFQKLNVDVESLPLQRLYELIQEHPGLLRRPIIMDEKRLQVGYNEDEIRRFLPRKVRAYQLLEAQRMVN; encoded by the coding sequence ATGGTTACATTATTCACTTCTCCGAGCTGTACATCTTGCAGAAAAGCAAAAGCTTGGCTTGAGGAACACGAGATCCCGTATACAGAACGCAATATTTTTTCTGAACCTTTGACAATCAGTGAAATTAAAGAAATTTTACGCATGACTGAAGACGGCACAGATGAAATCATCTCTACCCGTTCTAAGATATTTCAAAAATTGAATGTAGATGTTGAGAGTTTACCGCTTCAGCGCCTATATGAGTTAATTCAAGAGCATCCAGGACTGTTGCGTCGCCCGATCATTATGGACGAGAAACGCCTGCAGGTTGGCTACAATGAAGATGAAATCCGTCGATTCCTACCACGTAAAGTTAGAGCTTATCAATTGCTCGAAGCTCAACGAATGGTGAACTAA
- a CDS encoding putative glycoside hydrolase, whose translation MAKSWKWLAIFAASINIASAGNVYAAEEDKAPDFTPRAYHTVEMDSRVLATSKLYKFDSGLEFAYPDAVRGIFVTANSAGGERFDSLINLVDETDLNTMVIDIKEDIGHLTYIPEESSALAELGMGKALIKDPRAMLERLEDKEIYPIARVVVFKDTVLAESKPELTFMDGDQVWKNNRGESFVNPFLQEVWDHNVQIAIEAAKLGFKEIQFDYVRFPEGFENRADDLSYSLGDYADSEVDPVQRRVEAVTDFVAYAREQLEPYGVEVSVDIFGYAATLKEAPGIGQNFSKISGNVDVISSMIYPSHWTSYFGIAKPDLEPYQLVAEYAKVENQVLSTLDNPPVSRPWLQDFTASYLGSGNYMRYGKTEVEAQIKALNDNGIDEFLLWNASNSYSPGVDYTP comes from the coding sequence ATGGCAAAATCTTGGAAATGGCTGGCAATTTTTGCAGCAAGTATCAATATAGCAAGTGCAGGCAACGTATACGCTGCTGAGGAAGACAAGGCTCCAGATTTTACACCACGAGCTTACCATACCGTTGAAATGGACTCACGGGTACTGGCAACATCGAAGCTATATAAGTTTGATTCAGGGTTGGAATTTGCCTATCCGGATGCTGTCCGCGGAATTTTCGTAACAGCCAATTCTGCTGGAGGAGAACGGTTTGACTCGTTGATTAACCTGGTCGATGAAACAGATTTAAATACTATGGTCATTGACATAAAAGAAGATATTGGCCACTTGACATACATACCTGAAGAAAGTTCCGCCTTGGCAGAGCTTGGAATGGGAAAAGCTTTAATAAAGGATCCGAGAGCAATGCTGGAACGATTAGAGGATAAAGAAATTTACCCGATTGCCCGTGTTGTTGTTTTTAAAGATACAGTTCTGGCGGAAAGCAAGCCGGAACTAACATTCATGGATGGTGATCAGGTCTGGAAAAATAACCGCGGAGAATCATTCGTTAATCCGTTTCTCCAGGAGGTATGGGATCATAACGTCCAGATTGCTATCGAAGCGGCTAAACTAGGGTTTAAAGAAATTCAATTCGATTATGTCCGGTTCCCCGAAGGATTTGAAAACCGTGCTGATGATTTAAGCTATTCACTTGGCGACTATGCAGATTCTGAAGTTGATCCTGTACAGAGAAGAGTCGAAGCAGTCACTGATTTTGTTGCTTATGCAAGAGAGCAATTAGAGCCTTACGGAGTTGAAGTGTCGGTAGACATTTTCGGTTATGCTGCAACTTTAAAGGAAGCACCAGGCATCGGACAAAATTTCTCAAAGATCTCCGGGAATGTGGATGTCATTTCATCTATGATTTATCCTAGTCATTGGACCTCTTATTTTGGGATCGCCAAACCGGATCTTGAACCTTACCAGCTGGTGGCTGAGTATGCCAAGGTGGAAAACCAAGTACTATCCACTTTGGACAATCCACCTGTCTCACGACCGTGGCTACAGGACTTCACAGCGAGTTACCTTGGGAGCGGCAACTACATGAGATACGGCAAAACGGAGGTAGAAGCTCAAATCAAAGCCTTGAATGATAATGGAATTGATGAATTCCTTCTTTGGAACGCGAGCAATTCCTATTCACCAGGCGTGGATTATACACCTTGA
- a CDS encoding ABC transporter ATP-binding protein, with the protein MAEKLLEIKNLKQYFNIGKANEVRAVDDISFDIYRGETLGLVGESGCGKSTTGRSIIRLYDATDGDVFYEGENVHGKKSKQDLKKFNRKMQMIFQDPYASLNQRMKVMDIIAEGIDIHGLAKNQTERKQMVYDLLETVGLNKEHANRYPHEFSGGQRQRLGIARALAVEPDFIIADEPISALDVSIQAQVVNLLKELQEEKGLTFLFIAHDLSMVKYISDRIGVMYFGKLVELAPAEELYNNPLHPYTQSLLSAIPLPDPNYERNRIRKSYDPAVHDYTKADDVRMREISPGHFVQCSERELESIKAASVTL; encoded by the coding sequence ATGGCTGAGAAATTACTCGAAATTAAAAACCTAAAACAATATTTCAATATCGGTAAAGCGAATGAAGTCCGCGCGGTAGATGATATCAGCTTTGATATTTACAGGGGAGAAACTTTGGGGTTAGTTGGCGAATCAGGTTGTGGAAAATCCACAACTGGACGCTCCATTATTCGTTTATATGATGCAACGGATGGCGATGTTTTCTATGAAGGCGAAAATGTTCACGGCAAGAAATCAAAGCAGGACTTGAAAAAATTCAACCGTAAAATGCAGATGATCTTTCAAGATCCGTATGCTTCGTTAAACCAGCGTATGAAAGTAATGGATATTATTGCTGAAGGTATCGATATCCATGGCTTAGCAAAAAACCAGACTGAACGTAAACAGATGGTCTATGATTTACTCGAGACAGTTGGGTTGAACAAAGAGCACGCCAACCGCTACCCGCATGAGTTCTCCGGCGGACAGCGGCAGCGTCTTGGCATCGCTCGTGCTTTAGCTGTAGAACCAGATTTTATCATTGCGGATGAGCCGATCTCTGCATTGGATGTTTCTATCCAGGCACAGGTTGTTAACCTATTGAAGGAACTTCAAGAGGAAAAAGGATTGACTTTCCTGTTTATCGCCCATGATCTATCAATGGTTAAATACATTTCAGATCGCATCGGTGTTATGTATTTTGGCAAATTAGTGGAGCTTGCACCTGCTGAAGAGCTATACAATAACCCGTTGCATCCATATACACAATCTTTATTGTCGGCGATTCCACTGCCAGATCCAAACTATGAGCGCAACCGGATCCGTAAATCCTACGATCCGGCAGTACACGACTATACAAAAGCTGATGATGTTCGCATGAGAGAAATCAGCCCTGGCCATTTTGTACAATGTTCAGAACGCGAACTAGAATCGATCAAAGCGGCTTCAGTGACCCTTTAA
- a CDS encoding ABC transporter ATP-binding protein has product MEKILQVKDLELSFNTQGGEVKAIRGVNFDLYKGETLAIVGESGSGKSVTTKSIMRLLPEQSAEFKSGEILFGGRDLTKLSDREMQKIRGKEISMIFQDPMTSLNPTMPIGRQLTEPLLKHQKISKGEAKKVAIDLLRLVGMPKPELRMKQYPHQFSGGQRQRIVIAISLACNPKILIADEPTTALDVTIQAQILELMKDLQKKIDTSIIFITHDLGVVANVADRVAVMYGGKIVEIGTVDEIFYNPQHPYTWGLLSSMPSLDTEDAKLYAIPGTPPDLLDPPKGDAFALRSEYALKIDMEQNPPFFKVSDTHSAATWLLHPDAPQVEPPLTVIERMKKFPGSRYYEGGAV; this is encoded by the coding sequence ATGGAGAAAATTTTACAAGTAAAAGACCTTGAACTTTCCTTTAACACCCAAGGCGGGGAAGTTAAAGCGATACGTGGGGTCAACTTTGATCTATATAAAGGTGAAACTTTAGCAATCGTAGGAGAGTCGGGTTCAGGGAAATCTGTTACGACAAAATCCATTATGCGTTTACTGCCAGAACAATCGGCAGAATTTAAAAGTGGTGAAATTTTATTTGGTGGTCGAGATTTGACAAAATTGAGTGATCGGGAGATGCAGAAAATCCGAGGAAAAGAAATTTCAATGATTTTCCAAGATCCGATGACTTCCTTAAACCCAACGATGCCGATTGGCCGGCAATTGACAGAACCTTTGCTGAAGCACCAGAAAATTAGCAAAGGCGAAGCGAAAAAAGTAGCAATCGACTTGTTGCGTCTAGTCGGTATGCCAAAACCTGAATTGCGGATGAAACAATACCCTCACCAATTTTCAGGCGGACAGCGCCAACGGATCGTTATCGCCATATCACTGGCATGCAATCCGAAAATCTTGATTGCAGATGAGCCTACAACTGCTCTTGATGTAACAATTCAAGCGCAAATTTTGGAATTGATGAAAGACTTACAGAAAAAAATCGATACATCTATTATTTTCATCACACACGATCTTGGTGTTGTGGCGAACGTAGCAGATCGTGTAGCTGTTATGTACGGTGGGAAAATTGTTGAAATCGGTACGGTTGATGAAATTTTCTATAATCCGCAACATCCTTATACATGGGGCTTATTGAGCTCGATGCCATCATTGGACACTGAAGATGCAAAATTATATGCAATCCCAGGAACACCACCTGATTTATTGGATCCACCGAAGGGAGATGCCTTTGCTCTTCGAAGTGAGTATGCACTGAAAATCGATATGGAACAAAATCCTCCATTCTTTAAAGTCAGTGATACACATTCAGCTGCAACATGGTTGTTGCATCCGGATGCGCCTCAGGTAGAACCGCCTTTAACTGTTATTGAACGCATGAAAAAATTCCCAGGAAGCAGATATTATGAAGGGGGCGCGGTGTAA
- the opp3C gene encoding oligopeptide ABC transporter permease has product MTQKIDKIPELPKGSFERITLDSQQAERITKPSVSFWQDAWYRIRKNKGALFSMILFGLIVIMAFLGPVISPYEPNDQTITHANLPPKIPVIENLGILNGVGTLAGEEVDLYEMKNVEVNYWFGTDGLGRDMFSRVWKGTQVSLFIAFVAAAIDMLIGVIYGGVSGYFGGRIDDFMQRIVEILTGIPNLVVVILFILIMDPGILAIIIALTITGWTGMSRVVRGQVLKYKSQEFVLAARTLGASDSRIIWKHLMPNVLGVIIINTMFTIPSAIFFEAFLSFIGLGLQAPDASLGTLINDGYALIQFAPHILAFPAVLLSLIMIAFNLIGDGLRDALDPKMKD; this is encoded by the coding sequence ATGACTCAGAAAATTGATAAAATTCCAGAATTGCCAAAAGGTTCGTTTGAGCGGATTACATTGGATTCTCAGCAGGCTGAACGTATCACAAAACCAAGTGTCAGCTTTTGGCAAGATGCCTGGTATCGCATCCGTAAAAACAAAGGTGCGTTGTTTAGCATGATCCTATTTGGCTTGATCGTTATCATGGCATTTTTAGGACCGGTCATCAGTCCGTACGAACCAAACGATCAAACCATCACTCATGCAAATCTGCCGCCAAAAATTCCAGTCATTGAGAACTTGGGAATTCTTAATGGTGTCGGTACTTTGGCTGGTGAAGAAGTTGACTTATATGAGATGAAAAATGTTGAAGTCAACTATTGGTTCGGGACAGATGGACTTGGACGCGATATGTTCTCGCGTGTCTGGAAAGGGACTCAAGTATCTTTATTTATTGCCTTCGTTGCGGCAGCAATTGATATGCTAATTGGGGTCATTTACGGAGGAGTTTCAGGATACTTCGGCGGACGTATTGATGACTTTATGCAGCGGATCGTTGAAATTTTAACAGGAATTCCAAACCTGGTTGTGGTAATCCTCTTTATCTTAATTATGGACCCAGGGATACTAGCCATTATCATCGCTTTGACCATCACCGGATGGACGGGAATGTCCCGAGTCGTTCGTGGACAAGTCCTCAAATATAAGAGCCAGGAATTCGTTTTGGCTGCCCGTACCTTAGGTGCGAGCGATAGCCGCATTATCTGGAAGCATTTAATGCCGAACGTTTTAGGGGTAATCATCATCAATACGATGTTCACCATCCCAAGTGCTATTTTCTTTGAAGCTTTCCTAAGCTTTATCGGACTTGGACTTCAGGCGCCGGATGCTTCGCTCGGAACCTTGATTAACGACGGTTATGCGTTAATTCAATTTGCACCGCATATTCTAGCATTCCCGGCCGTCTTGTTGAGCTTAATTATGATTGCATTTAACTTGATCGGTGATGGACTTCGTGATGCCCTCGATCCGAAGATGAAAGATTAA
- the opp3b gene encoding oligopeptide ABC transporter permease yields the protein MAKYIGKRLIYMVITLALIATFTFFLIKVLPGSPVASADKLSPEQRAVVEARYGLDKPLPVQYFDYMFGLLQGDLGISINQFKGAEVTDVILSRMGPSAQIGFQGMVLGTVLGILLGMIAALRQNTWIDYTSTFVAIVGISIPSFVFASLLQYWFGLKWDLFPVALWKDGFMSSVLPSVALAMFPLATAARFIRTEMIEVLGSDYITLAKAKGASGSEIAFKHAFRNALIPLITVLGPMAVAILTGSLVVEQIFAIPGIGEQFVKSIIVSDFSIIMGTTIFFSVFLIVIILLVDILYGVIDPRIRLSGGKS from the coding sequence ATGGCGAAGTATATTGGCAAGCGTTTAATTTATATGGTGATCACTTTAGCACTGATCGCTACTTTTACTTTTTTCTTAATAAAAGTTTTACCAGGGTCCCCCGTCGCTTCCGCAGATAAATTATCTCCAGAACAAAGGGCAGTCGTAGAAGCCAGATATGGATTGGATAAACCACTTCCGGTTCAGTATTTTGATTACATGTTTGGGCTATTACAAGGTGATTTAGGAATTTCCATTAACCAGTTTAAAGGAGCGGAAGTTACAGATGTCATTTTAAGCCGAATGGGTCCTTCAGCTCAAATAGGTTTTCAGGGAATGGTTTTGGGAACCGTTTTGGGAATTTTGTTGGGAATGATTGCAGCTCTAAGGCAAAACACATGGATTGACTACACCAGCACATTTGTAGCGATTGTCGGAATATCGATTCCTTCTTTCGTCTTTGCTTCACTGCTGCAATATTGGTTCGGATTAAAATGGGATTTGTTCCCGGTAGCTTTATGGAAGGATGGCTTCATGTCCAGCGTCCTGCCATCTGTTGCGCTAGCAATGTTCCCACTCGCTACGGCAGCACGTTTCATCCGTACTGAAATGATTGAAGTTCTTGGTTCGGATTATATTACACTAGCGAAAGCTAAAGGTGCCAGTGGATCAGAAATCGCATTCAAACATGCATTCCGGAACGCATTAATCCCGTTAATTACGGTTTTAGGACCGATGGCTGTAGCTATTCTTACAGGATCACTCGTTGTCGAACAGATTTTCGCAATTCCAGGCATCGGGGAACAGTTTGTTAAATCGATTATCGTCAGCGATTTCTCCATCATTATGGGAACCACTATTTTCTTCTCAGTATTTCTGATTGTGATTATCTTGCTGGTAGACATTTTGTATGGTGTCATTGATCCCCGTATCCGTCTTTCAGGAGGTAAAAGTTAA
- a CDS encoding peptide ABC transporter substrate-binding protein → MKNSKIFWLLSLVLVLSAFLAACGGGDTDTGTDTTDDAEGTETAGDLDSEQVLNLMETAEIPTMDISLAEDAVAFNIFNNVNEGLFRLDQENIAKPALADGEPEVSEDGLTYTFKLRDSNWSDGTPVTANDFVYSWQRSIDPDTGSPYGAYMMAGSIVNATEIAAGEMEVSELGVTAVDDNTLEVKLERPVPYFMSLMSFPTFYPQNEAFVTEKGDAYASNSENLIFNGPFTLTDWDGTGLTWKMQKNPEYWDAETVKLETINVDVVKEPATAVNLYNSGEKDRAGLSGEFARQYANDENLITDLEPTVFYFKLNQERNGEENALSNVNIRKAIAKGFNKQDLVDVVLANGSLPANYLVPTEFTIDESNADFREVNGDLIEFDAEEAAELFATGLEELGVEEVTLEILGGDTETAKNMDAYLKEQLETNLEGLTINLKAVPFGVRLELDESQDYDIQTAGWGPDYQDPMTFIDLFVTGSAQNKMSYSNPEYDALVESAKGELATDPAARWEAMAQAEKILLEDDAAIAPIYQRGAMALQQPYVNDIIKHTFGGDFSYKWAYISGK, encoded by the coding sequence GTGAAGAACAGCAAGATTTTTTGGCTATTAAGCCTAGTTTTAGTTCTAAGTGCTTTTCTAGCAGCATGTGGCGGTGGAGATACTGACACAGGGACTGATACTACAGACGACGCAGAAGGTACAGAAACAGCTGGGGATTTAGACTCAGAGCAAGTCCTTAACTTGATGGAAACTGCAGAAATTCCTACAATGGATATTTCTTTAGCTGAGGATGCGGTTGCGTTTAACATTTTCAACAATGTTAACGAAGGTTTATTCCGCTTAGATCAAGAAAATATTGCTAAACCAGCACTTGCTGATGGCGAACCTGAAGTCAGCGAAGATGGATTAACTTACACATTCAAATTGCGCGATTCTAACTGGTCAGATGGTACTCCAGTTACTGCCAACGATTTCGTTTACTCTTGGCAACGTTCAATTGATCCTGACACAGGTTCTCCATACGGAGCTTACATGATGGCTGGTTCAATTGTTAATGCTACTGAAATTGCTGCCGGCGAAATGGAAGTATCTGAACTTGGAGTGACTGCTGTAGACGATAACACTCTTGAAGTAAAACTTGAGCGTCCAGTACCTTACTTCATGTCACTAATGTCTTTCCCAACTTTCTATCCGCAGAACGAAGCTTTCGTAACTGAAAAAGGCGACGCTTATGCTTCTAACTCTGAAAACTTGATTTTTAACGGACCATTCACATTAACTGATTGGGACGGAACTGGTTTAACTTGGAAAATGCAAAAAAATCCTGAGTACTGGGATGCAGAAACAGTTAAACTTGAAACAATCAACGTAGACGTAGTAAAAGAACCTGCTACTGCGGTTAACCTTTACAACTCTGGTGAAAAAGACCGCGCTGGTTTGAGCGGAGAATTTGCTAGACAATATGCAAACGACGAAAACCTGATTACTGATTTGGAGCCAACAGTTTTCTACTTCAAACTTAACCAAGAACGTAACGGTGAAGAAAATGCACTTTCGAACGTTAACATTCGTAAAGCAATTGCAAAAGGCTTTAATAAACAAGATCTAGTTGACGTAGTTTTGGCTAACGGTTCATTGCCTGCCAACTACTTGGTACCAACTGAATTCACTATCGATGAAAGCAATGCCGATTTCCGCGAAGTCAATGGAGATCTAATCGAATTTGACGCTGAGGAAGCAGCAGAATTATTTGCTACTGGCCTTGAAGAACTAGGAGTAGAAGAAGTTACGCTTGAAATCCTAGGCGGCGACACTGAAACTGCTAAAAACATGGATGCATACTTGAAAGAACAACTTGAAACGAATCTTGAAGGCTTGACGATCAACCTTAAAGCTGTTCCTTTCGGAGTTCGCTTAGAGCTTGACGAATCACAGGATTATGATATCCAAACTGCTGGATGGGGACCAGATTACCAAGATCCTATGACATTCATCGACTTGTTTGTTACTGGATCTGCACAAAACAAAATGTCTTACTCTAACCCAGAGTATGATGCTTTAGTTGAATCAGCTAAAGGTGAATTGGCAACAGACCCTGCAGCACGTTGGGAAGCAATGGCACAGGCTGAAAAAATCCTTTTGGAAGATGACGCTGCAATCGCGCCAATCTATCAGCGTGGAGCAATGGCTCTTCAACAACCTTATGTTAACGACATTATCAAACATACATTTGGTGGAGACTTCTCTTACAAATGGGCATACATTTCGGGCAAATAA
- a CDS encoding DUF3899 domain-containing protein encodes MQSLKKFVFSIGIIQILIFTTIFFREENLSLLSYINNSFMYGGVLLFLGLWVFVVRTGVFDIFTISMRKAFRLKTTLENDEMRPPSEALGFSSSLLLVTGTVTLLLMVICLVIYGF; translated from the coding sequence GTGCAAAGTTTGAAAAAATTTGTTTTTTCCATAGGAATCATTCAAATCTTAATTTTTACTACTATATTTTTTCGAGAAGAAAATCTCTCGCTACTGTCATATATTAATAACTCATTTATGTATGGCGGAGTTTTACTGTTTTTAGGTTTGTGGGTTTTCGTCGTACGGACAGGTGTATTTGATATATTTACGATTAGCATGAGAAAAGCCTTCAGGTTAAAAACCACATTAGAAAATGATGAAATGCGTCCACCCTCCGAAGCACTAGGATTTTCAAGTTCTCTATTGCTTGTTACTGGAACTGTCACCTTACTGTTAATGGTGATTTGTCTAGTAATTTACGGTTTCTAG
- the trpS gene encoding tryptophan--tRNA ligase: protein MKKIFSGVQPTGTVTLGNYIGAFKQFTDLQDEYDCIFCIVDQHAITMPQDRLELRKNIKALAALYLAVGIDPEKVTLFVQSEVPAHAQAGWMLQCVSTIGELERMTQYKDKSAKNASVLAGLLTYPPLMAADILLYQTDIVPVGDDQKQHIELTRDLAERFNRKYSDIFTIPDIRVPKNGARIMSLQDPTKKMSKSDTNKKSIITLLDDLKTIEKKIKSAVTDSEGIVSYDPINKPGVANLLTIETALTGVSIDDLVAKYEGSGYGDFKASVAKAVTEHLAPIQERYAALIDSDELDKILDSGAVKANSLANKTLNKMENAMGLGRKRK from the coding sequence ATGAAAAAAATCTTTTCAGGCGTTCAGCCTACCGGTACGGTTACACTTGGCAATTACATAGGAGCCTTTAAGCAATTCACAGATCTACAGGATGAATATGACTGCATCTTTTGCATCGTTGACCAGCATGCCATCACGATGCCCCAGGACCGCTTAGAGCTCCGTAAGAACATCAAAGCGTTAGCAGCGCTTTATCTGGCTGTCGGAATCGATCCAGAGAAAGTGACTTTGTTTGTTCAGTCGGAAGTTCCAGCGCACGCCCAAGCCGGATGGATGCTTCAATGTGTTTCGACCATCGGCGAACTTGAACGTATGACGCAGTATAAGGACAAGTCAGCCAAAAATGCTTCTGTACTAGCTGGATTGTTGACGTACCCTCCACTTATGGCTGCTGATATCCTGTTGTACCAGACCGATATCGTGCCTGTCGGCGATGATCAAAAGCAGCATATCGAATTGACACGCGACCTAGCAGAGAGGTTTAACCGCAAATACAGCGATATTTTTACGATTCCTGACATCCGTGTACCGAAAAATGGAGCACGCATTATGTCTCTTCAGGACCCAACGAAAAAGATGAGCAAATCCGATACCAATAAAAAATCGATCATTACTTTACTGGATGATCTGAAAACAATTGAAAAGAAAATTAAAAGCGCAGTTACCGACTCTGAAGGCATCGTCAGCTATGACCCTATCAACAAACCGGGTGTAGCCAACCTATTGACCATTGAAACTGCGCTGACCGGTGTATCAATCGACGATCTGGTAGCCAAATACGAAGGTTCTGGCTATGGAGATTTCAAAGCTTCCGTTGCTAAAGCCGTTACTGAACATTTGGCACCCATCCAAGAACGATATGCTGCTTTGATCGACTCGGACGAGTTGGACAAAATTCTTGATAGTGGCGCTGTAAAAGCCAATTCCTTGGCAAACAAGACATTAAACAAAATGGAAAATGCTATGGGTCTTGGACGTAAAAGAAAATAA
- the opp4A gene encoding oligopeptide ABC transporter substrate-binding protein has translation MPKNKWSRHLALPMLSFVLILAACTGDDTSTEESGGETGTDGGQELENGGMYSIDDFSNVKTNEGEAIDGGTITFGLVSDTVFEGTLNWNFYSGAPDAEILEWFDEGLLTWDENYVYTNDGAATYEVSEDGRTFTFKIGDNVNWHDGEPVTAEDWLFAHEVIGNPDYDGPRYNSDFTNIEGMEEYNSGSADTISGIEVIDDKTLSITYIESTPSLLTGSIWSYPLAKHIFGDMSVADISSSPEVRENPIGFGPFKVDSIVPGESVTLTKNEDYWRGEPNLDGVTIKVISSSTVVQELETGGVDLISEFPVDQFPDNAEMSNVEYLGAIDRAYTYIGFKLGTWDAESNTVAYDPEAKMNDVALRQAMWHAVDNATVGERFYNGLRWNATTLIPPSHPEFHDDSNEGRTYDPEAANQLLEDAGYVDTDGDGLREDPEGNPLEINFISMTGGDTAEPLAQYYVQSWEAVGLKVNLEMLEFNSFYDRVGNGGEDDPTVDVFQAAWGVGIDVDPSGLYGANAIYNFARWENEDNERLLAEGRSAESFDLAYRQEVYNEWQQLMVDEVPVFPTLYRAVLSPVNDRVLNYAIGDGTEVYLNELAVSAESPVTAK, from the coding sequence ATGCCGAAAAATAAATGGTCTAGACATTTAGCTTTACCAATGTTGTCTTTTGTGTTGATCTTGGCAGCTTGTACTGGTGATGATACGTCCACTGAAGAAAGTGGCGGAGAAACGGGCACTGATGGTGGGCAGGAACTTGAGAACGGTGGTATGTATTCAATTGATGACTTCAGCAATGTGAAAACAAATGAAGGAGAAGCCATTGATGGCGGAACTATTACATTTGGTTTAGTATCAGATACAGTGTTTGAAGGAACATTAAACTGGAATTTCTACTCTGGTGCACCTGATGCAGAAATTTTGGAATGGTTTGATGAAGGGTTACTAACTTGGGATGAAAACTACGTTTACACAAATGATGGAGCTGCAACCTATGAAGTTTCAGAAGACGGCCGTACCTTCACTTTCAAGATTGGTGATAATGTCAACTGGCATGACGGTGAACCTGTGACAGCAGAAGATTGGTTGTTTGCACACGAAGTAATCGGTAACCCTGATTACGACGGCCCACGCTATAATTCGGACTTTACCAATATTGAAGGAATGGAAGAGTATAACAGCGGATCGGCTGATACGATTTCTGGTATTGAAGTTATTGACGATAAGACATTATCAATTACGTATATCGAGTCAACGCCTTCTTTATTGACAGGAAGTATCTGGTCTTATCCATTGGCTAAGCACATTTTTGGAGACATGTCAGTTGCCGATATCTCTTCTTCACCTGAAGTTCGTGAAAATCCAATCGGTTTTGGACCATTCAAAGTGGATAGCATCGTACCTGGTGAGTCTGTAACTCTTACTAAGAACGAAGACTACTGGCGCGGTGAACCAAATCTTGATGGCGTCACGATCAAAGTAATCAGCAGTTCAACAGTAGTTCAGGAGCTGGAAACTGGAGGAGTTGACTTGATCAGCGAATTCCCAGTGGATCAATTCCCTGACAATGCTGAAATGTCGAATGTAGAATATTTGGGAGCGATTGATCGCGCCTATACTTATATTGGCTTTAAATTGGGAACATGGGATGCTGAAAGCAACACAGTTGCCTACGATCCTGAAGCGAAAATGAACGATGTGGCGCTCCGTCAAGCAATGTGGCATGCGGTGGACAATGCAACAGTTGGTGAACGTTTCTACAACGGTTTGCGTTGGAATGCAACAACGTTGATTCCACCATCCCATCCTGAATTCCATGATGACAGCAATGAAGGAAGAACGTACGATCCTGAAGCAGCAAATCAGCTCTTGGAAGATGCGGGATACGTTGACACAGACGGAGATGGCTTGCGTGAAGATCCGGAAGGCAACCCGCTTGAAATCAACTTCATTTCAATGACTGGCGGCGATACAGCAGAACCATTGGCACAATATTATGTTCAGTCGTGGGAAGCGGTTGGGTTGAAAGTTAACTTGGAAATGCTCGAGTTCAACTCATTTTATGACCGCGTCGGAAACGGTGGAGAAGATGATCCAACTGTAGATGTCTTCCAGGCAGCATGGGGAGTTGGCATTGACGTAGATCCTTCAGGACTATACGGAGCGAACGCCATCTACAACTTTGCGCGTTGGGAAAATGAAGACAACGAACGTCTTCTTGCAGAAGGGCGCTCAGCAGAATCGTTTGACCTTGCATACCGCCAGGAAGTTTACAACGAATGGCAGCAGTTGATGGTCGACGAAGTGCCAGTATTCCCGACATTGTACCGTGCAGTCTTAAGCCCGGTTAACGATCGTGTATTAAACTATGCAATCGGCGATGGCACCGAAGTTTACTTGAATGAACTTGCAGTTAGTGCAGAATCACCAGTCACTGCAAAATAA